In Phalacrocorax carbo chromosome 1, bPhaCar2.1, whole genome shotgun sequence, the genomic stretch ATAGGTGGGTCTTTAGTCTCTGAACAATTCCCTGTTTGGCCAACCTGGCTGGAGAAGCCAGCAAGCTAATACACAATACTCTGGAAAAGCCAAGCACTTTACTCTTATCACATGTGGGTGTGTAGCATGTTGGTGGAATGGCAGAGAAATTATTCTAGTGAATGCTGATGAGTTATCTCACAGTGGCAGGTTAATGGTACCATTTTTCCAGCAAGCAGTGAGAAGCTGTGTTTTAGGAAATGTCTTGAAAGCAAGCAGCATTGAGGGAGGGGTGGAAGGGCAGGAGACCACGAATTCTGGAGTTGTTGTTGTAATGCAGgagtggggagaagaaaaaccgTGAGCAGCTATACTTGAGAGCGTACTTAGCTTTCGAAGTTGTGCACAGTTCAGATGGCACGCGGTTCTCTCAGTGCCTTCTGCACAACAGCAGGCATGCGCCCGTTTCCACGTTCTGTTAAAGTCATTGCTCGTGTACTAGTTCTTAGGTCAGACAAAGGGAAGATGGGTTTCTTGAGAGGAGAATCCTCCAGTTTCCTCCAGTACTTTTCACACATCGGTTTCCTGTTTTTGTTGCCTTCGTTCCAGGAGGTGGCACTGTCTTTTCTGGGAAGGGCACCAATGCGTCAGCTTTCCCTCTGGGCAGATACTGCTTTGCTGCCTGGGGTGAGCAGGATTAAGTGACACTGAGCGGCATAACCCAGTTCAagacttttctgaaaatggCTGTGCTTTTCCATTAGTGTAGACCATGTCTTTTTTATACTAATTATGCCCATGTTCTTATGCACAAAACACAAATTTTCTTGAGCTTCTtgcctgtttttgtttttagaaggTTTCTGGCATTCAGAGGAATCTTGTTATTTAAcatgttatttaaataaatatttaacatttatttatctTGTTATTTAGCATGGAAGTTAAAGCCAGGTGACGCTGATCCTAGAATGCTAGCTTACTTCATTTTGAGTCAGAATTGTGTGCTTTTTGAACGTGGGAAGGAATGACCAGTAGCTATCATTATTTCTGTGAGGGAAGGGAATAATTTCTATAGGGTTTGCCAAATCTAcctaaggttttttttttctgcaagctgATACAAAAAAGGTGTTAAGATTCAGGAAATCAAAAACTGTAACGACAACTTCCTTGTAAGAATACAAGCCAAATCTGTGTTGTCCATAAAGGGAATGgtgttgctgctgttcctgaATTCTTTCTGGAGACATGTTACATCCTGTCTGCCTCTGACTGGTTTAAGAGCTCCTAAGTAGAGggaatatgttttcttttgttaggAGGTTTTCCTACCTAGCTGTTAGACTGAGTCTGCATTGTCAGTAGAGGTTGTTTTACCTCAGGAGACTATGCTGTTATTAAAAGCCTTCACTATTGAAAAgggttaatttaatttttttttctgcttgatgTCTAGAAAAatggatgatgatgatgatgacatTCCCCAGCTTTCATCCCATACATTGGCGGCCCTCCAGGAGTTCTATTTGgaacagcagcagagggagggcATGAAGACCTCCCAAGGGTTTAATCAATATTCCATTGGCTCAATAGAAGAAGACTGGGTAAGAACCTATAAACTTCATTACAGGAGTAGCCTTTACCAAGTTTCTTCTGAGGATggataatgaaatgaaattaaaaaggggAACACTCAAGATGTTCCTAGAGTAGCAAAATCAAACTATTAATGGACAATAATGCTGTAGGGttatttgctttaatattaAATCTGGGTATAGTCGTCTGTTCTACATGTGCAGGGGGGGTGTTACAAATTGAAATTACATGGAGAGGGAATAAAGTTGCCAACAGAAGCATCAGTCCCTTCTGGAAAATTTAACTCCAGCCTGGCATGTTGAGGTAGTAAAGCTTCTTCCCTGAGTTAGAGACAAATACAGTGTAACAAGATCGAGTGATCTTTCCTTTCACATcgtatttctttctgtgttttatttcttggttttgtggatggctgctttgctgctttttttcccttctgacaGATGGATTTTGGTTTGTCTCTGTGTtgtggtgtcttttttttttttactcttcctttttctgatcTCTTCTGAtttagttcttttttcctttatttccttctatACGGTCACTTTCCAAgttccttttccctcttctgctAAAGTAACTCAGTTTAAAGGACAAAATACTGTGCATCTGCACATTGGGTTTGAACTAACCTTGTCAGTGATTTTGCATTCTTTGGTTTTCCTGATAGCGCAGTAAATGCTTTGGAAACCCAGCGTGTTAGGTACCTGCTGCGTGTCGCTGGGTTACAGAAGTAAAAAGGCTGTCAGGAAAATAGTCACCTTTCCAGCTTTACGGTTTGCGAACTGAGAAGTTGctgtggatttttgttttcttcaaatacCACTCACCACACCTAACTGTTCGTAGCACAGCCAGAAGATTTGATGTTGTTTCTAACTGTGTGTTATCTTTCTCAGCAACTGAGCCAGTTTTGGTACAGCAATGAAACTGCATCCTGCCTGGCTAACGAAGCGGTTGTGGCGGCTGGAAAAGGTGGCAGGTAGGTTTTAATAATTATGTTGTAGATTTAACATgtcttttctgtaaatattttgtttctcctctATAGACAGAGCATGCAGTTTACTTCATTACTCGTTGCACTTCATTAATTGAGGTACTGCAGAAATTCTTTGCTGTTATTTATGTAATTAATAGTTCAGACTGATCGTACCATTTAGCATTTCACTGAATGCTGTAGGCTCTGCCTTGTAGAACTTCactgtgaataattttttttgagaCATATAAAGAGCTCCAGAGCATTTTAATGACTTGtaattcttttctctgttttcatacAATGTTTTGAAGGATGGATGGAAGAActtggttttcttcctgtttctgtaAGGAAAcgtttttaaagtttttcaaGTATGTTTCCTTGTGGTTCTGAAACAAGAATTTCTCTGTAGTTAAGCTTAAGGTCTTTGTGCAGCACAGAGGTTGAACAGGTAATGGCTTTAATACTTAAAACCCTGTTACTAAAGTAATTATTTGTTAGAATGGAGGAAGAATAGCTTACATTTTTGGGACTAATGTTTAAAGTGTTTTCCCaaagcagccctgaggactGCAgtagggttttatttttgttgttatttgtcTTTTAAGCTCATATTCTAAGTTATTGTCTCTTTTCCAGGATAGCTTGTGTTAGTGCACCAAGTGTGTACCAGAAACTGAAAGAACAGAATGGTAAAGATTTTTCGGTGTGTATACTGGAGTATGACAGAAGGTTTTCTGTATATGGAGAAGAATTTATCTTCTATGATTACAACCACCCTTTGAACTTACCTGAAAATCTCCTGCCACACAGTTTTGACATCGTAATAGCAGATCCACCCTATCTGTCTGAGGAATGTCTTCAAAAAACTGCCGAGACCATCAAGTACTTAACAAAAGGAAAGATTCTGCTTTGCACAGGtataattaacaaaaatattagtTCACCATTAAgcatctttttctccctttcaaaaGGCTGACTTACTCAGGTGGGAAAAATACTAAATCTGAtaataaaatactgatttattaTTAATTCAAGGAGGTAATATGTATCCTAAGCTTGTTATTGCAATACTTTAGTTGAACCGTTATTTCAACTATTAAAAACCACATGCCTTCCGTTTGAAAtcactactttttttcttttttatggcATGATGAATTTCACTAAATTTTTGAAGAATTTTAAGATCATCCTGCAAAGttccagaaatacttttttcttgtaaaaggGCCACTCTCTATAATTGCAGTGACTGAAATCTGGGTATGACAAACATAGGTACAACTTATTGTTAATGTCTTATTCAATAACCTTACGAATTTCTGATTTTTGAAATGTGTCAGTAGCTGCAGGATTTCACCTGCCACAATACTACTTAGCATCTAAGGTGTGCTAAGTAGAAGGAATGACAAATAGGTTGGAATGGCTTTTGCTGAGTAAAGTGGGATGATTTTAGCTAAgtcttgaaaagaaaagcaaagtcaactttttctcttttttccccattttaccTGTCCTTAGtggtaaatatagaaatttTAATGTGAATGAATGCATGAGGGGATTCTGCCACTGTGATTCAAGTAAGGAGACCTTAGGCACTGAAATACAGCAGGAGGAATTAAAAACCAGTGATAAGAGCAGTGAAACTGGGTAACTCGCCAGCTGTATTTGCAGGCCCTTCTTTATGAAGATGCACTTGCTGGTTTAAGAAGCTATGAGTATCTGCCTTAGCCATGGTGTTTCTTAAACTGTAATCTTATTACAAGACATCTGAAGACATCCaggaaacttctgaaaaaaaaaaaagcaaaggacaaAAACCCTCTATAGATACAGTTCAAGGGAAGGCAACGAAGCAcgcaaaataaagaaaaattaaataataaatgccGTAGAAAGCCTACTACTTTATTTAATTGTACATGACAGTTATGCACAAGGATGgttctctgaatttttttccctaaaatggATAGGTGGTCCTTTAGTTTACAAAGTTGGAGAAATATTGCTCCAGGAAGTGATTTCTCAGTGTGTAGCTGTAAATATCACACTGCGGTTTATTTAAGTGGAAGAGTGTATGTAATCTGTTTGTATTTCCCATGGCTCCCTACCATGTAATTTCTTCAGCACGTAGCAAGAAGACTGAGTTCAAGTTTCTGTTTTTTGTAAAAGGGGCACTGATCTTACCCTCTATTTTTATGAAACTTCTTGGCCATTTATTTCCTTGGGGCGTCTTCCATTCCTTCAGATTTAAATTTCCCAATAGATTCAGTTGTTAAAGAGGGCTGACCATGTAGCTGCTTTACGCCttgcttccttaaaaaaagCAGGCTCTATATATGCATTTGGGAGGAGCTATTTAAAAAGCCTAAACattcttttactgtttttctcatcaaataataattatttttgctgcagGTGCAATCATGGAGGAACAGGCAGCAAAGCATCTTGGTGTGAAGATATGCAAGTTTATTCCAAAACACTCACGGAACTTAGCCAATGAATTTCGATGTTACGTGAACTATTCTTCTGGACTGGACTGACTCTCAGAAGATGATCTACATCTTTTTCAGTCAagctcctttctgttttttatcAGAGACTCCGCATTTCTCAATGCTGAAATATTCAGCTCCAAGTACTGTTTTCTGGGCTAGCTTTAATCAACACAGTGTGATAGCCTCTCTCTTTTAAATGTGTAAGCATTTGCAGTTCCTGTGTTTTGTATCTTTCCTGTTAGGTAAATGGGGACCAAACAATACAGGTGCTGGATAATGGGAACTTCTCTGTTTCATTCTATCTGGTAGTTTTTACGATTCAAGGACTCTTCAGTGACCTCTCTGAAGTGATTTTAGCAGGTGGGCCTATAACACCACATACGTGCTTGACTCACAGCCACAAGAATCGTCATTGCATCAGAACTGATGACTTGGTAGCTAGCAGATGGTTGGAAGAGCATGAATAGAGGTCTCCTCTCTTCATCGTGGGAGATGGTCCCTTAGTAAAAGGATTGAGGGATGTTTGTTCTGAACATGTCATCTGTTTTCATGTTCATTATCCAGCAGGCTGATGTTTTTATAAAGGACAactaggagagaaaaaaggtcTCTTTCTGCGGAGGCCTCTCCAGTTGCTTTTAGTAACGATCAGAACTACCCACCAGTTGCCAAGTAAGATAAGACCTACTATCCTCTGTTGTTGCCAgactggctttttaaaaacttgtggTTATTATTCCACCTTTTCTCTAAAGCCTCATCACAAACCCAGGCTTTCTTTCTGTAGAAGATAAGATCTATTTTGTCATCACTTACCACCACATaaacttgtgtgtgtgtgcgcacgcTGTACTAGAGAAAAAGTAATGTAAGTTGTTAAACATCTCTCTGCAGAAGTACGGTGCATCTATTTTGCAATGTTTATGTGTTTGTGCCACAGAAAGTCATgagctttttaaaacacaactaGGCTGTTCTATTTACTAGTTAAGCTAATCTGCAGAGGTGGCACAAACCTGATGTCTCCTTGAAAACAGCACAACAAGTGTTTCCCCATTAGagagctttgttttcattaagaATCCTATGCATTAGTCAGGCCAAATCACCTGGAATATGAAGCAATTACTAAAGAAAAATGCCACACATAAGGCAGCCCTTGCACTAGTGCTTCACACTGTAGGTTCTCACTCTGAGTTACTGTTGGTTATGAGATAGATACCTCTGTGGAAATGTGACCCATCCCTGTTAGTCTCTTAAATTTTGAATCATAATGGATCTGATTAAATATTGTGCCTGCTTTTTAGTAGGTTTCATTATCAAGCTAAAGGTGATTTAC encodes the following:
- the EEF1AKMT1 gene encoding EEF1A lysine methyltransferase 1: MNPGDPSTDGLKAARPTAAVKGTAKRRLPRGCRRSSAPAAPPAAVPRTRRLRTRPDRRGAGRRTPPEDVSVRGRGARPGEGAAAAAAIRWAGPPPGQAHGTASAPPPQWGLAGAGAAPGPAPPAAAAANGGASRWAHRPTPPRRVPGRGRAAPLCAVLRRAACAEGSGGRKMDDDDDDIPQLSSHTLAALQEFYLEQQQREGMKTSQGFNQYSIGSIEEDWQLSQFWYSNETASCLANEAVVAAGKGGRIACVSAPSVYQKLKEQNGKDFSVCILEYDRRFSVYGEEFIFYDYNHPLNLPENLLPHSFDIVIADPPYLSEECLQKTAETIKYLTKGKILLCTGAIMEEQAAKHLGVKICKFIPKHSRNLANEFRCYVNYSSGLD